The Carboxydothermus pertinax genome has a segment encoding these proteins:
- a CDS encoding amino acid ABC transporter ATP-binding protein encodes MITIENLHKKFGKLHVLKGVSTHIKEREVVVIIGPSGSGKSTLLRCINLLETPTSGEVWVDGFNLTDPKTDINKVRTEVGMVFQRFNLFPHKTALENITLAPMKVRKMKKSEAEAIAFDLLKKVGLEDKAHVYPDQLSGGQQQRVAIARALAMKPKVMLFDEPTSALDPEMVGEVLEVMLELAHEGMTMVVVTHEMGFAKEVGHRVLFMDEGVIVEEGKPEEIFQNPQHQRTKNFLSKILHV; translated from the coding sequence GTGATCACCATTGAGAACTTGCACAAAAAATTCGGCAAGCTTCACGTTTTAAAAGGAGTCTCTACTCACATCAAGGAACGGGAAGTGGTGGTGATCATTGGGCCTTCCGGTTCGGGAAAGAGCACCCTTTTACGGTGTATTAATCTTTTGGAAACTCCAACTTCCGGAGAAGTGTGGGTGGATGGCTTTAATTTGACCGATCCCAAAACTGATATTAACAAGGTACGGACCGAAGTGGGAATGGTTTTTCAAAGGTTTAATCTTTTTCCCCACAAAACTGCTTTGGAAAATATCACTCTAGCTCCCATGAAAGTACGGAAGATGAAAAAAAGCGAGGCCGAAGCTATTGCTTTTGATCTTTTAAAAAAAGTGGGGCTTGAAGATAAAGCGCATGTTTATCCTGACCAGCTTTCCGGTGGGCAGCAGCAGCGGGTTGCCATTGCCCGGGCTTTGGCGATGAAACCTAAGGTAATGCTGTTTGATGAGCCCACCTCGGCCCTAGACCCCGAGATGGTCGGGGAGGTTCTGGAGGTTATGTTAGAGCTAGCCCATGAAGGGATGACCATGGTGGTGGTGACCCATGAAATGGGTTTTGCCAAAGAAGTAGGCCACCGGGTTTTATTTATGGATGAAGGGGTAATTGTGGAAGAAGGAAAACCCGAGGAAATCTTTCAAAACCCTCAGCACCAACGGACTAAAAACTTTTTGAGTAAAATATTACATGTTTAA
- a CDS encoding GNAT family N-acetyltransferase → MEITLKSGQKVVIREVSLEDAEKLLNFYKKATNETNFLAYGPGEFNFKIEEEREFIKKQMQDKKSLMAVAEHRGRIVGSISFKPSVGTQFSHYGEMGIAVLKEFWGEGLGYTLISYLKKWAKDMGVRKINLNVRVDNKRAISLYEKAGFVYEGRISRHYLIDGVFYDSFIMGLEID, encoded by the coding sequence ATGGAAATAACTTTAAAGAGTGGGCAAAAAGTGGTGATACGAGAAGTTAGTTTAGAAGATGCTGAAAAGCTTTTAAATTTTTATAAAAAAGCAACTAATGAAACTAATTTTTTGGCTTATGGTCCGGGAGAATTTAACTTTAAGATTGAGGAAGAAAGAGAATTTATAAAAAAACAAATGCAAGATAAAAAGTCATTAATGGCAGTTGCCGAACATAGAGGAAGGATTGTCGGCAGTATCAGTTTTAAGCCTAGCGTAGGTACGCAGTTTTCCCATTATGGCGAGATGGGTATAGCGGTTTTAAAGGAATTTTGGGGGGAAGGTCTTGGATATACTTTAATTTCATATTTAAAAAAATGGGCTAAAGACATGGGGGTGCGGAAAATTAACTTAAATGTTCGGGTGGATAATAAAAGGGCTATTTCGTTATACGAAAAAGCAGGCTTTGTTTATGAGGGACGAATTAGCCGACACTATTTAATAGATGGTGTTTTTTATGATTCGTTTATAATGGGTTTAGAAATTGATTAA
- the yedF gene encoding sulfurtransferase-like selenium metabolism protein YedF, which translates to MDIHDLASKLAPFFASKEEIAGTVLFIQGESLGRGDEELGKILMKSFLTTLAGMDEVPEALLFVNSGVKLVVEGSTVLGPLKILEEKGVYLGSCGTCLDYFKLKDKVVAGEVTNMGNILNYLTKSLKVISL; encoded by the coding sequence ATGGATATACACGATTTGGCTTCTAAACTTGCTCCGTTTTTTGCAAGTAAGGAAGAAATTGCTGGTACTGTTCTTTTTATCCAGGGTGAATCTCTTGGCCGCGGGGATGAGGAGTTAGGAAAAATTCTCATGAAGTCTTTTCTAACAACCTTGGCCGGGATGGATGAAGTTCCCGAAGCGCTTTTATTTGTTAACTCCGGGGTAAAGCTTGTAGTTGAAGGTTCAACGGTGTTAGGCCCCTTAAAAATTCTCGAAGAAAAAGGAGTTTATCTGGGCTCCTGTGGCACTTGCCTTGATTATTTTAAGCTAAAAGATAAAGTGGTGGCGGGCGAAGTAACCAATATGGGAAATATCTTAAATTACTTGACTAAAAGCCTAAAAGTAATAAGCCTCTAA
- a CDS encoding EamA family transporter, with protein MFYYLAIGLTIVANILYHVIQKLVPSRANPFLVLTSAYLMAAIFSIFCSALFKAYGSLSTEIKSLNWAGFALGLAIFGLELGFLLAYRAGGKISTAALFSNVAVSLFLIPIGILFFGEKLTITKALGVVFCLIGLWLLR; from the coding sequence ATGTTTTATTATCTGGCTATAGGCTTAACAATTGTCGCGAATATTCTTTACCATGTTATTCAAAAATTAGTACCTTCTCGGGCCAATCCTTTTTTAGTTTTAACATCAGCTTATCTTATGGCTGCAATTTTCTCAATTTTTTGTTCAGCGCTCTTTAAGGCTTATGGAAGCCTTTCAACGGAAATCAAAAGTCTAAATTGGGCAGGCTTTGCTTTGGGACTGGCGATTTTTGGTTTAGAACTTGGGTTTTTACTTGCTTATCGCGCCGGGGGGAAAATTAGCACTGCAGCTTTATTTTCCAATGTAGCAGTAAGCCTATTTTTGATACCTATCGGAATTTTATTTTTTGGAGAAAAGCTTACAATTACTAAGGCTTTAGGGGTAGTATTTTGTTTAATAGGGCTATGGCTTCTCCGTTGA